A genomic segment from Vicia villosa cultivar HV-30 ecotype Madison, WI unplaced genomic scaffold, Vvil1.0 ctg.002598F_1_1, whole genome shotgun sequence encodes:
- the LOC131639351 gene encoding uncharacterized protein LOC131639351, whose protein sequence is MSHAHSHTGSGSRTTRRAFEFGKTHVVRPKGKHQATIVWLHGLGDNGLSSSQLLESLPLPNIKWICPTAPTRPVAILGGFPCTAWFDVGELSEDGPDDWEGLDASAAHIANLLSTEPADVKVGIGGFSMGAAIALYSSTCYAMGRYGNGMPYPVSLRAVVGLSGWLPGSRSLGNKIEVSHESRRRAASLPILLCHGISDDVVHCKYGEKSAQSLSSAGFRYIAFKSYEGLGHYTVPREMDEVSNWLSSRLGLEGFSS, encoded by the exons ATGAGTCATGCACATTCTCATACCGGTTCCG GTAGTAGAACTACTCGACGAGCTTTTGAGTTCGGGAAGACACATGTCGTGAGGCCTAAGGGAAAACACCAAGCTACTATAGTTTGGTTGCATGGACTTGGTGATAATGGTTTGAG CTCATCTCAATTGTTGGAATCACTTCCACTTCCAAAT ATAAAATGGATTTGTCCTACTGCTCCTACTCGTCCTGTGGCGATACTCGGCGGTTTTCCCTGTACTGCAt GGTTTGATGTGGGAGAACTTTCAGAAGATGGTCCAGATGATTGGGAAGGTTTAGATGCTTCAGCAGCACATATTGCTAACTTGCTGTCAACAGAACCAGCTGATG TGAAAGTTGGTATTGGAGGGTTCAGTATGGGTGCAGCAATAGCATTATACTCTTCAACTTGTTATGCCATGGGAAGGTATGGAAATGGCATGCCATATCCTGTCAGTTTAAGAGCAGTTGTTGGACTCAGTGGTTGGCTTCCAGGATCAAG AAGCTTAGGGAACAAGATAGAAGTGTCACACGAATCACGAAGGCGGGCTGCTTCGTTACCGATTTTACTATGCCATGGAATCA GTGATGATGTAGTACACTGCAAGTATGGAGAGAAATCTGCACAATCCTTAAGCTCGGCCGGGTTTCGATATATAGCATTCAAATCCTATGAAGG GCTTGGTCATTACACAGTTCCAAGAGAGATGGATGAGGTTTCCAACTGGCTTAGTTCAAGGTTGGGGCTTGAAGGATTCTCATCTTAA
- the LOC131639353 gene encoding monothiol glutaredoxin-S15, mitochondrial — MAAILFKGIAARSLTTRLTSSCYYGMKYSTKVSNDPDTHDDFKPANKLENSGTSLSNIIEQDVKDNPVMLYMKGVPDFPQCGFSSLAVKVLKQYDVPLSARNILEDPELKNAVKAFSHWPTFPQVFIKGEFVGGSDIILNMHQNGELKEKLKDVVSKQ; from the exons ATGGCGGCCATTCTTTTCAAGGGAATCGCAGCTCGCTCTCTCACCACACGT CTAACTAGCTCCTGTTATTATGGAATGAAATACTCAACCAAGGTGTCTAATGATCCAGACACACACGATGACTTTAAGCCAGCTAATAAGCTTGAGAATTCTGGCACTTCTTTGTCAAACATTATCGAGCAG GATGTCAAGGATAATCCTGTAATGCTATACATGAAAGGCGTGCCTGATTTTCCACAGTGTGGATTTAGTTCTCTTGCAGTTAAAGTTTTAAAACAATATG ATGTTCCTTTGAGTGCTAGAAACATTTTGGAGGATCCTGAACTGAAAAATGCTGTAAAAGCCTTCAG TCATTGGCCAACATTTCCACAAGTTTTCATTAAGGGAGAGTTTGTTGGTGGATCAGACATTATTCTTAATATGCACCAG AATGGTGAGTTGAAGGAAAAGCTTAAGGATGTTGTGTCCAAGCAGTAA
- the LOC131639338 gene encoding uncharacterized protein LOC131639338 isoform X1, which yields MALTSVKMSEEVWLTCATHGFTTESEEIMGLLLGDIEHSKNGAVTALIWGASPQTRSDRRKDRVETKPEQLAAASALADRMTASTGRITRVIGWYHSHPHITVLPSHVDVRTQGLYQLLDSGFIGLIFSCYNEDATKVGRIQVIAFQSSDGKQNNMLRPVPLSPVNRSSIINIDSSPSTSENVPTRSNFKADNSEQDTGDSRNAGTSKGGGRSLELGSFFANADANYQESRKDAGNYLLTNSDTTGVDDPMDMSESMQEAMHRSNLDTSGAEFVRKEIPLYVLPSLSLVNLDSPLSSYTDLQHVLFEEERTAYNQAILQNTRDGKTHPLTFIHHTSTYQASLCKLIEYCLSPAINALQDRLRENEFRLAVLSEEAKSMEVEASMSRGTEASVGSPRRIASPTQQGNLSPRQRNSPGSGESPGSKSVSSPSSRSKRG from the exons ATGGCTCTAACGAGCGTGAAAATGTCTGAAGAAGTTTGGTTAACTTGCGCAACTCATGGATTCACCACTGAATCGGAAGAGATCATGGGTCTTCTCCTCGGCGACATCGAG CATTCGAAGAATGGGGCTGTGACTGCATTGATATGGGGAGCATCTCCTCAAACAAGGTCTGATCGTAGAAAAGATCGCGTTGAAACTAAACCTGAACAGTTGGCTGCTGCTTCAGCTCTTGCTGAT AGAATGACTGCTTCTACTGGAAGAATAACCAGGGTGATAGGATGGTACCATTCACACCCTCATATTACTGTTTTGCCTTCACATGTTG ATGTGCGGACTCAGGGATTGTATCAACTTCTTGATTCTGGGTTTATTGGGTTGATTTTTTCTTGTTACAATGAAGATGCAACCAAG GTAGGGAGAATTCAAGTAATTGCTTTCCAGTCATCTGATGGGAAGCAGAATAACATGTTAAGACCCGTACCACTGTCTCCTGTAAATAGAAGCTCCATTATTAATATTGATTCATCACCAAGTACCTCAGAGAATGTACCAACAAGGTCTAACTTCAAGGCAGATAATTCAGAGCAAGACACTGGCGATTCAAGAAATGCGGGTACTAGTAAG GGTGGGGGGAGATCTTTAGAATTGGGGAGTTTCTTCGCTAATGCTGATGCCAACTATCAGGAGAGTAGAAAAGATGCTGGAAACTATCTTCTCACCAATTCAGACACCACCGGAGTTGATGATCCCATGGATATGTCAGAAAGTATGCAGGAAGCTATGCACCGTTCAAATTTGGACACGAG TGGTGCAGAGTTTGTAAGAAAAGAAATCCCCCTCTATGTTTTGCCATCTTTGTCTCTTGTCAACCTTGATTCACCACTATCATCATACACGGATCTGCAACATGTACTATTTGAAGAGGAGCGGACCGCATATAATCAGGCCATCTTACAAAATACAAG GGACGGGAAAACACATCCACTCACTTTCATACACCACACTTCTACTTATCAGGCTTCCTTATGCAAGTTGATTGAATATTG TTTAAGTCCTGCAATAAACGCACTTCAAGATCGACTCAGGGAGAATGAATTTCGg TTAGCAGTTCTGAGTGAAGAAGCCAAGAGTATGGAGGTGGAGGCGTCTATGTCTAGAGGGACTGAAGCAAGTGTGGGATCTCCCCGTCGAATTGCATCTCCTACACAACAAGGAAATTTGTCTCCTCGTCAGAGAAACTCACCGGGTTCAGGTGAATCTCCTGGTTCGAAAAGTGTATCCAGTCCTAGTAGCCGGAGCAAAAGAGGATAG
- the LOC131639338 gene encoding uncharacterized protein LOC131639338 isoform X2, whose translation MALTSVKMSEEVWLTCATHGFTTESEEIMGLLLGDIEHSKNGAVTALIWGASPQTRSDRRKDRVETKPEQLAAASALADRMTASTGRITRVIGWYHSHPHITVLPSHVDVRTQGLYQLLDSGFIGLIFSCYNEDATKVGRIQVIAFQSSDGKQNNMLRPVPLSPVNRSSIINIDSSPSTSENVPTRSNFKADNSEQDTGDSRNAGTSKESRKDAGNYLLTNSDTTGVDDPMDMSESMQEAMHRSNLDTSGAEFVRKEIPLYVLPSLSLVNLDSPLSSYTDLQHVLFEEERTAYNQAILQNTRDGKTHPLTFIHHTSTYQASLCKLIEYCLSPAINALQDRLRENEFRLAVLSEEAKSMEVEASMSRGTEASVGSPRRIASPTQQGNLSPRQRNSPGSGESPGSKSVSSPSSRSKRG comes from the exons ATGGCTCTAACGAGCGTGAAAATGTCTGAAGAAGTTTGGTTAACTTGCGCAACTCATGGATTCACCACTGAATCGGAAGAGATCATGGGTCTTCTCCTCGGCGACATCGAG CATTCGAAGAATGGGGCTGTGACTGCATTGATATGGGGAGCATCTCCTCAAACAAGGTCTGATCGTAGAAAAGATCGCGTTGAAACTAAACCTGAACAGTTGGCTGCTGCTTCAGCTCTTGCTGAT AGAATGACTGCTTCTACTGGAAGAATAACCAGGGTGATAGGATGGTACCATTCACACCCTCATATTACTGTTTTGCCTTCACATGTTG ATGTGCGGACTCAGGGATTGTATCAACTTCTTGATTCTGGGTTTATTGGGTTGATTTTTTCTTGTTACAATGAAGATGCAACCAAG GTAGGGAGAATTCAAGTAATTGCTTTCCAGTCATCTGATGGGAAGCAGAATAACATGTTAAGACCCGTACCACTGTCTCCTGTAAATAGAAGCTCCATTATTAATATTGATTCATCACCAAGTACCTCAGAGAATGTACCAACAAGGTCTAACTTCAAGGCAGATAATTCAGAGCAAGACACTGGCGATTCAAGAAATGCGGGTACTAGTAAG GAGAGTAGAAAAGATGCTGGAAACTATCTTCTCACCAATTCAGACACCACCGGAGTTGATGATCCCATGGATATGTCAGAAAGTATGCAGGAAGCTATGCACCGTTCAAATTTGGACACGAG TGGTGCAGAGTTTGTAAGAAAAGAAATCCCCCTCTATGTTTTGCCATCTTTGTCTCTTGTCAACCTTGATTCACCACTATCATCATACACGGATCTGCAACATGTACTATTTGAAGAGGAGCGGACCGCATATAATCAGGCCATCTTACAAAATACAAG GGACGGGAAAACACATCCACTCACTTTCATACACCACACTTCTACTTATCAGGCTTCCTTATGCAAGTTGATTGAATATTG TTTAAGTCCTGCAATAAACGCACTTCAAGATCGACTCAGGGAGAATGAATTTCGg TTAGCAGTTCTGAGTGAAGAAGCCAAGAGTATGGAGGTGGAGGCGTCTATGTCTAGAGGGACTGAAGCAAGTGTGGGATCTCCCCGTCGAATTGCATCTCCTACACAACAAGGAAATTTGTCTCCTCGTCAGAGAAACTCACCGGGTTCAGGTGAATCTCCTGGTTCGAAAAGTGTATCCAGTCCTAGTAGCCGGAGCAAAAGAGGATAG